The following proteins come from a genomic window of Desulfitibacter sp. BRH_c19:
- a CDS encoding proline racemase encodes MEFSRIISTIDAHAGGEPLRIITSGYPPIPGKTILEKRQSLSESYDHLRKFLMLEPRGHSGMYGCLVTPPTTEDGDFGVLFMHNEGYSTMCGHGIIAVTKVAIETGMVEARNEEKLTIKIDSPAGRITSFAHMKGNKVDKVSFHNVPSFVYAENILVPVDGIGDVSVDIAFGGAFYVFVDAEKLGVRVVPEDSERLVKLGMEIKYKVMDQMAIVHPIEAELHGIYGTIITDEVTNDSSGNLVSKNVTIFADAQIDRSPTGTGTSARVALLHRKGLLQKGMVLTNKSIIDTVFEGWITDFAKVETLDAVIPEVSGTAQIMGFNKWILDPDDPLPEGFRITGS; translated from the coding sequence ATGGAGTTTTCCAGAATTATTAGTACTATTGATGCACATGCTGGAGGCGAACCATTACGAATAATTACTTCTGGGTATCCTCCCATTCCAGGAAAAACTATTTTGGAAAAAAGACAATCTTTAAGTGAAAGTTATGACCATTTACGTAAATTTCTAATGCTTGAGCCTAGAGGGCATAGTGGTATGTATGGATGTTTAGTTACTCCTCCCACTACTGAAGATGGTGATTTTGGAGTTTTATTTATGCATAATGAAGGATATAGCACCATGTGTGGGCATGGCATAATTGCAGTAACTAAGGTTGCAATAGAAACTGGAATGGTAGAAGCGCGCAATGAAGAAAAACTAACCATTAAGATAGACTCTCCAGCAGGTAGGATTACATCCTTTGCTCATATGAAAGGAAATAAAGTTGATAAGGTTAGTTTTCATAATGTACCATCCTTTGTATATGCTGAGAATATACTAGTACCTGTTGATGGTATAGGAGATGTAAGTGTAGACATTGCCTTTGGTGGAGCTTTCTATGTTTTTGTGGATGCTGAAAAGTTAGGGGTTAGGGTAGTCCCTGAAGACTCTGAAAGGCTTGTTAAGCTGGGGATGGAAATTAAATATAAAGTTATGGATCAAATGGCAATAGTTCATCCAATAGAGGCTGAACTTCATGGTATCTATGGAACAATTATTACTGATGAGGTAACAAATGATTCTTCAGGAAACCTGGTTTCCAAAAACGTTACAATTTTTGCCGATGCTCAGATAGATAGATCTCCTACAGGTACAGGCACATCTGCAAGGGTAGCTCTCTTACATAGAAAGGGTCTATTGCAGAAAGGAATGGTTTTAACTAATAAGAGTATTATTGATACAGTATTTGAAGGATGGATAACAGATTTTGCAAAGGTAGAAACTCTAGATGCAGTAATACCCGAAGTAAGTGGAACAGCACAAATTATGGGTTTTAACAAGTGGATTCTTGATCCCGATGATCCCCTACCAGAAGGTTTTAGGATTACAGGGAGTTAA
- a CDS encoding branched chain amino acid ABC transporter substrate-binding protein, translating to MKKQWVLLLVIAMLAFAVVGCAQNGEEPPVDEPDPVVEEQEFEGEVLIGIMVPTTGGEATYGQDMADAIKIAADEINAAGGILGKEIKLTIGDDGCDPQMSVAAASKLVSEEVVAVVGGYCSGPTLPTLKIYGDAKIPMVVPAANSTIIAEENPGWAFQINGTGFHQAAKAVEWFEHLGAETISLVHMGDGFSADLADLTKQAWEEKGKTVATYDVINRGEQDFSALVTKIRSENPDGVYWTAYHAEGAPLIRQLRQGGYQGDIIVSDGSSSVQLLELAGQASEGVFCTAPPVVDFLPEAQGFIDEYVGRYNTQPGPYAGLSYDGMRLLADAIEKAGSFDPDAIREALDATDQFPTLAGPVSFTPEKTLVTSNFVILEAEGGKWILGE from the coding sequence ATTAAAAAACAATGGGTACTGTTACTTGTTATTGCAATGCTGGCTTTTGCCGTTGTGGGATGTGCTCAAAATGGGGAAGAGCCACCAGTAGATGAACCAGATCCAGTTGTCGAAGAACAAGAATTTGAAGGAGAAGTTCTAATAGGAATTATGGTTCCAACAACAGGTGGTGAGGCTACTTATGGTCAGGATATGGCCGATGCTATTAAAATTGCTGCAGATGAAATAAATGCAGCAGGAGGAATACTTGGTAAGGAGATTAAGCTTACAATAGGGGATGACGGCTGTGATCCACAGATGTCAGTTGCAGCTGCAAGTAAGCTAGTATCTGAGGAGGTTGTTGCTGTTGTAGGTGGATACTGCTCAGGGCCAACCCTTCCTACACTAAAGATCTATGGAGATGCAAAAATACCAATGGTTGTACCAGCAGCTAACTCTACAATTATAGCAGAGGAAAACCCTGGCTGGGCATTCCAGATAAATGGTACTGGTTTTCACCAGGCTGCCAAAGCGGTAGAGTGGTTTGAGCACCTAGGAGCAGAAACAATTTCACTAGTTCATATGGGAGACGGTTTCTCAGCTGACCTGGCAGATTTGACAAAACAAGCATGGGAAGAAAAGGGTAAAACGGTAGCTACTTATGATGTTATTAACAGAGGAGAGCAGGATTTCTCAGCTCTTGTTACAAAGATCAGATCTGAAAATCCAGATGGTGTTTATTGGACAGCATACCATGCAGAAGGTGCTCCTCTAATTAGACAGCTACGTCAAGGCGGGTACCAGGGAGATATTATAGTAAGTGATGGTTCTAGTTCAGTTCAATTATTAGAGCTCGCTGGCCAAGCATCCGAAGGTGTTTTTTGCACAGCACCTCCAGTTGTTGACTTTTTGCCAGAAGCACAAGGTTTTATTGATGAATATGTTGGTAGATATAACACACAACCTGGTCCATATGCAGGACTTTCTTATGATGGAATGCGTCTATTAGCAGATGCAATTGAGAAAGCAGGAAGCTTTGATCCTGATGCTATACGTGAGGCTTTAGATGCAACAGATCAGTTTCCAACCCTTGCAGGTCCAGTTAGCTTTACACCTGAGAAGACATTAGTTACAAGTAACTTTGTTATCTTAGAGGCTGAAGGTGGCAAATGGATATTAGGAGAATAA